In Cervus elaphus chromosome 5, mCerEla1.1, whole genome shotgun sequence, the following proteins share a genomic window:
- the LOC122693269 gene encoding uncharacterized protein LOC122693269, translated as MWELEPESRIQLHRARSGSPVRCCCWGPRPLPPASPLFHRLLDPRPCCPGDAEDAGSIPGWGKSPGGGDGNPLLPGESHGQRSPAGYSPWGREESDTAGHTRHTYGGVTGGRKPAVGPCPQMKMFWRRRSMYVSRARRSRAPTLGTLSPPPTGPTPALLPRGIQLAGAGSSGVSWIPSLPLPSPPGLQGLSVCLFPFLMGVQNNNNSNNSGNEGHAETKPAGSVSLAQRGCGVLPALPVLSSKEGAAWWTGKAAGARAVGGGGRPRLESSPPLRASADVPGPGGRDGVMIIKQHLHRDFVYKALSQGREARWWPAESGLGGRGPWSGPPAAAGSGLCSGRTKRYSFKDFRFPRISSLSLLSGEELAPACHSGRRRGVSGPRRRGPDGRETGRRWGVA; from the exons ATGTGGGAATTAG AGCCAGAGAGCCGGATCCAGCTGCACAGAGCCAGAAGCGGTTCCCCCgtgcgctgctgctgctggggaCCCCGTCCTTTACCGCCTGCCTCACCTCTGTTTCACAGACTCCTGGACCCCCGTCCTTGCTGCCCAG gagatgccgaggatgcaggttcgatccctgggtggggaaaatcccctggaggaggagatggcaacccactcttgcctggagaatcccatggacagaggagcccagcgggctacagcccatgggggcgtgaagagtcggacacggctgggcACACACGGCACACGTATGGAGGTGTCACAG GTGGGAGGAAGCCCGCCGTGGGCCCGTGTCCACAGATGAAGATGTTCTGGAGGCGCCGGTCAATGTACGTGTCTAGGGCCCGAAGAAGCAGGGCCCCGACCCTGGGCACCCTCAGCCCACCTCCCACAGGCCCCACACCGGCCCTCCTCCCCCGGGGTATACAGCTGGCAGGAGCCGGGAGCTCTGGAGTCTCCTGGATCccgtccctgcccctcccctcccctccgggGCTCCAGGgcctatctgtctgtctgtttccttttctgatgggagttcaaaacaacaacaatagcaacaactcTGGGAACGAAGGCCACGCAGAAACAAAGCCAGCAGGCTCCGTCTCGTTGGCCCAGCGGGGCTGCGGGGTGCTGCCAGCCTTGCCTGTTCTGTCCAGCAAGGAGGGCGCAGCCTGGTGGACGGGGAAGGCCGCGGGGGCCAGAGCAGTAGGAGGTGGAGGCCGGCCCCGGTTAGAGTCAAGTCCTCCTTTGAGAGCCTCTGCAGACGTCCCCgggcctgggggcagggatggTGTAATGATCATAAAACAACATTTGCATAGAGATTTCGTGTACAAAGCGCTTTCTCAGGGGCGGGAAGCACGCTGGTGGCCCGCGGAATCCGGGCTGGGAGGCCGCGGCCCCTGGTCGGGCCCGCCCGCCGCGGCCGGCTCGGGATTGTGCTCCGGGCGAACAAAGCGCTATTCATTCAAAGATTTCCGATTCCCCcggatttcttctctctccctgctcTCGGGTGAAGAGCTCGCTCCTGCTTGTCACTCAGGCCGGAGGAGGGGTGTCAGCGGCCCCCGCAGGCGGGGGCCTGATGGCAGGGAAACCGGGAGGCGGTGGGGCGTGGCCTGA
- the CDC42EP4 gene encoding cdc42 effector protein 4, protein MPILKQLVSSSMHSKRRSRVDLTAEMISAPLGDFRHTMHVGRAGDAFGDTSFLNSKAGELDGESVDEQAPSSSSSKRSLLSRKFRASKRSQSVTRGDREQRDVLGSLRDSALFVKNAMSLPQLNEKEAAEKGSSKLPKSLSSSPVKKASAEGSLEEAAPRRNGAAGPHSPDPLLEEQAFGDLTDLPVVPKASFGLKHAESIMSFHIDLGPSMLGDVLSVMDKGGEWEPEDGGYHGDGDPAGSPAPAPRAAGQEGEGGPDAPSRALQDEGWAAAAPSPGSARSAGSHTTRDSSSLSSCTSGVLEERSPAFRGPDRAAATVPAQPPDPEFSFMDEEEEDEIRV, encoded by the coding sequence ATGCCCATCCTCAAGCAGTTGGTGTCCAGCTCGATGCACTCCAAGCGCCGCTCGCGGGTGGACCTCACGGCCGAGATGATCAGCGCCCCGCTGGGCGACTTCCGCCACACTATGCACGTGGGCCGGGCGGGGGACGCCTTCGGGGACACCTCCTTCCTCAACAGCAAGGCCGGGGAGCTGGACGGCGAGTCTGTGGACGAGCAGGCCCCGTCCTCCTCGTCCTCCAAGCGCAGCCTCCTGTCCCGCAAGTTCCGGGCCAGCAAGCGGTCCCAGTCGGTGACCCGGGGCGACAGGGAGCAGCGGGACGTGCTGGGCTCCCTGCGGGACTCAGCCCTCTTCGTCAAGAACGCCATGTCCCTGCCGCAGCTGAATGAGAAGGAGGCCGCGGAGAAGGGCTCCAGCAAGCTGCCCAAGAGCCTGTCGTCCAGCCCCGTGAAGAAGGCCAGCGCGGAGGGCAGCCTGGAGGAGGCAGCGCCTCGGCGAAACGGGGCCGCCGGCCCGCACTCCCCAGACCCCCTCCTGGAGGAGCAGGCCTTCGGGGACCTGACGGATCTGCCCGTGGTGCCCAAGGCCAGCTTCGGGCTGAAGCACGCCGAGTCCATCATGTCCTTCCACATCGACCTGGGGCCCTCCATGCTGGGCGACGTGCTGAGCGTCATGGACAAGGGGGGCGAGTGGGAGCCGGAGGACGGCGGTTACCATGGCGACGGGGACCCAGCCGGCAGCCCGGCCCCCGCGCCCAGAGCGGCCGGGCAGGAAGGCGAGGGGGGCCCGGACGCGCCCTCCCGCGCCCTGCAGGATGAGGGCTGGGCAGCGGCCGCCCCCAGCCCCGGCTCGGCCCGCAGTGCGGGCAGCCACACCACGCGGGACAGCAGCTCGCTGTCCAGCTGCACGTCCGGCGTCCTGGAGGAGCGGAGCCCCGCCTTCCGGGGGCCGGACCGCGCCGCGGCCACTGTCCCTGCACAGCCGCCCGACCCCGAGTTCTCCTTTAtggacgaggaggaggaggacgagaTCCGGGTGTGA
- the CPSF4L gene encoding LOW QUALITY PROTEIN: putative cleavage and polyadenylation specificity factor subunit 4-like protein (The sequence of the model RefSeq protein was modified relative to this genomic sequence to represent the inferred CDS: substituted 2 bases at 2 genomic stop codons), whose amino-acid sequence MQEVIAGLEWLAFPFEKDVEKQKGTGLLPFQGMDSLEGQSQVSQWPEVESKTIRENTSAAPRRCYQSWLSATGPVSCRQQGRLNEDDKERNITFPFPSELLQGWLPRHHVRSPEPGNITFVLFFKTWKLCLFRHDPGGEHGGVQKGDQCKFLHXYDVARMPECHFTSSSVGDCNKEGPFLHVKPAFKTQDCPWYDXGFCKHSPLCKYQHVCRTMCTNYVAGFCPEGPRCQFAQ is encoded by the exons ATGCAGGAGGTCATCGCGGGGCTGGAGTGGCTGGCCTTCCCCTTCGAGAAGGATGTAGAGAAGCAGAAGGGCACTGGGCTCCTGCCTTTCCAGGGCATGGACA GTCTGGAAGGTCAGAGCCAGGTGAGCCAATGGCCAGAGGTGGAGAGTAAGACCATCAGAGAGAACACCTCCGCAGCACCCCGAAGATGCTACCAGAGTTGGCTCAGCGCAACAGGTCCTGTTTCCTGCCGACAGCAAGGCCGCCTGAACGAAGATGACAAAGAGCGAAATATaacatttccatttccttctgaatTGTTACAAGGTTGGCTCCCACGTCACCATGTTAGATCTCCGGAACCAGGAAACAtaacatttgtattattttttaagacgT GGAAGCTGTGCCTGTTCCGGCACGACCCCGGGGGAGAACACGGTGGTGTGCAAAAGGGCGACCAGTGCAAGTTCCTGCACTAGTACGATGTCGCCAGGATGCCCGAGTGCCACTTTACTTCAAGTTCGGTGG GGGACTGCAACAAGGAGGGTCCCTTCCTCCACGTGAAGCCGGCCTTCAAGACCCAGGACTGTCCGTGGTACGACTGAGGTTTCTGCAAACACA GTCCTCTGTGTAAATACCAACACGTCTGCAGGACAATGTGTACTAACTACGTAGCCGGCTTCTGCCCCGAAGGACCCAGATGCCAATTTGCACAGTGA